In Leucoraja erinacea ecotype New England unplaced genomic scaffold, Leri_hhj_1 Leri_1624S, whole genome shotgun sequence, the sequence tgtgtgtgtgtgtgtgtgtgtgtgtgtgtgtgtgtgtgtgtgtgtgtgtgtgtgtacgtgtgtgtgtgtgtgtgtgtaggtgtgtgtgtgtgtgtgtgtgtgtgtgtgtgtgtgtgtgtgtgtgtgtacgtgtgtgtgtgtgtgtgtgtgtgtgtgtgtgtgtgtgtgtgtgtgtgtgtacgtgtgtgtgtgtgtgtgtgtgtgtgtgtgtgtgtgtgtgtgtgtgtgtacgtgtgtgtgtgtgtgtgtgtgtgtgtgtgtgtgtgtgtgtgtgtgtgtgtgtgtgtgtgtgtgtgtgtgtgtgtgtgtgtgtgtgtgtgtgtgtgtgtgtgtgtgtgtgtgtgtgtgcgtgtatgtacgtgtgtgtgtgtgtgtacgtgtgcgtgtgtgtgtgtgggtgtggatgtgtgtgtgtgtgtgtgtgtgtgtgtgtgtggcgtgtgcgtGTATGTACTAACCGTGCATCCTCATCCTCTCCCTGCTCCTAGTTTGCAACCGACCCCAGGAACGATACGATTTATCGCAAATACCTGTACGTGTTGGGTACGAGAGACATCCCACCCCTGGTCAGCCAGGACCCAGGTGATTCAGCTCACCTGTGTGACTGTGTCGAGGTCTATCTCCAGTCCAGTGGCCAACGCGTCTTCAAGATGACTTTTCATTCTTCCATGAGGTTCAAGAAGATCAAACTGGTGGGACAGGAGACCGAGAGGTCCCTGCTGCTCCTCACAGGTAACGCACCTCACCTCACCTGGACTAGTACACCTGGGCACCCCACACCTGCCCCCATCCTCACAGGTAACGGGCGGAGTGGCCACGGTGGGCTAGTCTAGGCGGAGGGGTAGAGTGGCCACGCTGGGCTAGTCTGGGGTGGAGTGGTAGAGTGGCCACGCTGGGCTAGTCTGGGGTGGAGTAGCCGCGCTGGGCTAGTCTAGGCCAGAGGGATAGAGTGGCCACAGTGGGCTAGTCTGGGGTGGAGTGGCCACAATGGGCTAGTCTGGGGCGGAGTGGCCACAATGGGCTAGTCTGGGTGGAGGGGTGGAGTAGCCGCGGTGGGCTAGTATGGGGTGGAGTGACCACGCTGGGCTAGTCTGGGGTGGAGGGGTAGAGTGGCCACAGTGGGCTAGTCTGGGTGGAGTGGCAACGGTGGGCTAGTCTGGGCAGGCTGGTCTGGGCAGAGTGGCCACCGTGGTGCTGACCCTGTCACTCTGGCCACAGATGACGGCAAGATCTACAACTTGACCATGGCTGGTATGGGTGGGCTAGTCTGGGCGGGCTAGTCTGGGGTGGAGTGGCCACGCTGGGCTAGTCTGGGCGGGGTAGTCTGGGCGGGCTAGTCTGGGCGGGCTGGTCTGGGCAGAGTGGCCACTGTGGTGCTGACCCTGTCACTCTGGCCACAGATGACGGCAAGATCTACAGTTTGACCATGGCTGGTATGGGTGGGCTAGTCTGGGCGGAGTGGCCATGGTGGGCTAGTATGGGCTGGGCTAGTCTGGGCGGCTGGGCAGAGTGACCACTGTGGTGCTGACCCTGTCACTCTGGCCACAGATGACGGCAAGATCTACAGTTTGACCATCAACGAGACGCAGCTTGACCAGCCTCGCTCCTACACTGTACAACTCTCCACACGCAAGATCACCAAGTGTCTGCCCCACATCAACGTCAGCCAGGTATTGTCCAACCAGAGCAGTGCCCTGTACATCACAGACTCAGGTGCGGTTTACCTGGAGGTCCACACAGCAGGTGTGTACCGGGACCTGTTCGGGACCCTCCACGCCTTCGACCCCTTCGACCAACAGATCCCTCTGGCACTGGCTCTCTCCTCAAAGGTAAAGATCTCGACACCCGCCTTGtgcttacagcgcggaaacaggcccttcggcccttcggatccgtaccgaccagcgatccccgcacactaacactatcctacacacacacacacacacactgggggacaatttacaatctacaacctagaaacccgcacgtctttggagtgtgggaggaaaccggagcgcccggagaaaacccacacgggtcacgggaggatcatgcaaactccgcacagacagcaggttggagcctgggtctgtggcgctgtgaggcagcagctctacccgctgcaccaccgtgaggcACTAAACCTGTTGTaaccatgtacctgcctcaa encodes:
- the LOC129716040 gene encoding LOW QUALITY PROTEIN: F-box only protein 24-like (The sequence of the model RefSeq protein was modified relative to this genomic sequence to represent the inferred CDS: inserted 1 base in 1 codon; deleted 1 base in 1 codon); translation: MLGQTCRYLHGFCSNEAVXKRICRRLAPRLNGHDSGQASFWKRASVLNYTKGLFFQTFGGRRKTVSRTVAPHLWHGYCKFIPTKDNVFILDYSGTLFFLKNALVSSNLGQIQWKRACRYVVLCRNVKDFATDPRNDTIYRKYLYVLGTRDIPPLVSQDPGDSAHLCDCVEVYLQSSGQRVFKMTFHSSMRFKKIKLVGQETERSLLLLTDDGKIYSLTINETQLDQPRSYTVQLSTRKITKCLPHINVSQVLSNQSSALYITDSGAVYLEVHTAGVYRDLFGTLHAFDPFDQQIPLALALSSKVVSCSLGYNHL